The Candidatus Hydrogenedentota bacterium sequence GGGAGCAGTAGATCGGCTTCACGAAGGTTCGATCCTGAGCAACTCCAGGCACAGTTCAAGAATCCGACGACGCTCTTCACTTCGGAATTTGTTGGGAGACACCCGTCTCGACGACGGTCGGGTTCTGGACGAAACTCGATTCTCGAGTTCGAGCTTCGCGAGGGTTGTTAGCCAGCGATAGAGTGCCGTATGAGATAAGGCTGGGGCAGCAGTATCCGGATCGACTTCATCTTCATCGACCTGTTTCCACCAGAACGAGTCCGGAGCCTTTTCCGGATAGAACAACGGCATTCCATCTTCAGAAACCGAGTCGCGGTACGTGGACCATTCATGCCGGAGATAGTGCTCGCAGAACGCAAGGATGTCTCTGCGCGTATACCGCTTGAAGGGAAGCGCGAATTCCGGATACTCGGTGAAGGAGCGTCTGCATTGCGGGCATTTCCATCGCGTAAGGATGGCAGTGGTTTTGGAAACCCCTTCTTCGTTTATGGTTAGGAAGACACGCTCGCGCTGGCCGTTTCGGACGAAGCGAGCAGGACGAGCGCCACATAGTGGACATTTCCCAGTCGCTGTTGTTCGAAAGGCTACCCCAATCTTTCAATTGAGATGTCTTTCTCATTGATCGCTCAATTCAGGCGGCTCGACCTTGGGACTAGGCGGACTCAAATCGATACGGATGTGGTCAAGAACCTGCTCTTCGTCCTCAAGAGTGGTCACCCCTCGCAAATAGGCCACCATATCTTCTTGTCTATTCTGTCCGAAGACCAGTCTGTAGAGCGCGAGCGAGCGACGCAAGTCTTCGGCCCTGCCGCTTTCCCGACTCAGTGGCAAGAACGGAATATGCCGCTCAATCTGAGCTCCATTTGGATGCTGAAATACCCAGTAAGGAACAAGATCCGAGGATTCCGGTGGCCTGTCACTCTTAGCGAGTTCAAAGACGACTTCCCAGGGATCCGGTGAGCGAACCCCACTCGACGGTAGCATCGAGCAGTCATACGACAGGGCGACATTTTTGCGAACGGCATGACCCTTGTAGCGATGAACACGCCCCTCTCGCTGTTCGAGATCGACCGGGTTCGCGGGTAAGTTCCAGTGGACTACCGCATGACAATACGTGTGGAAATCCAAGCCTTCTTGGCCCACGGATGTGGACACAAGCACAAACGGCCAGAACGGCGAGTTGAACGCTATCCGCACTTGTTCCGGACGATTAGTGCGTTGTCCGTCGTCGGATTTCTCCTCGCCAAAACGCAGGGCAAATCGCCCTCGTACCCCGAACGGGTCAATCGAGAATGTCCTTGTGGCGGGATCGAGCGAAATGTCATCGACATCCAGATTAGATGTTCTGAGTGTAAGCGCGCTGGAGATTACGCGGGCCAACTCCTCTGCGATATCATTCGCACTTCGTCCCGTCAAGCCCTGGGATTCAAGAAGCACGTGGGCATATTCATCCAGGGTCGCCTGAAGACAACCATTGACGCAGTATTCAAGGACCCTCCTCCAGTACGGTTCTTCACGGTTGATTCCTCGCAGCAAGGCCATGCTTTCGGGCAGATTGAACAAGGTGAGGAAAGACCACGCAATCTGGCCTGCTGCGTCGCGGGTCGTCACATCCCGAACAGAATCCCAACCTCCATTGACGCGTGAAAGGGCACGTAGGGCAACGGTTCCTGGGGCGCCCAAGGCCATTTGTGCAAGTACCATTGGAAGGTCGGTTGGAGGTTGACCAAGGGCAATCTTGCCATCGGAGAAGTCGCGAATGAACCCCAAGGCGTGGGTCACGTGGTCTCGCCAAAGCGTGGCTTTCTCGCCGTCTGCGTCATCCGTCGAATCCGGTTCAACGTTGCCCACCCAACGGGCATAGGCCTCCTCACGCTCCAGCCATTCGAGGAGGTGTTTCTTGTTTTCCGCCAAGTCCAATAACAGCGGCGCGGCCCAGTACCAACGTTCATCCGCCGAGCTTACTTCCCCTCTCTGCATACGAAGTGTCGAACTGCGCGATGGGATCTTCTTGAGGAGTTCCTCAATCCGGGCCGACATGATATTGATGGCCTCGGAAACCGTCAGCGGCGGCGATCCCTGTGCTCGAACGGCCTGCAATTGCAGAGGATCGCAGTCTATGGCGAGTGACATGCAGGGGTAGATAATGCCCAGCACAGGCATCCCTGTAAGGCGTCCTTCGGAAAATGCAAACACCAATAACCTTCGGCGCCTCTTACGCGCCTCGGGGGTGTTCAACGCGTCCGACTCGAACGATAGGATCATCCGTCGTTCAGCCTCATAACTCAGCAATGCTGTGACGACTTTTGGGACGATGCGCCAAGAAGAGAACACCAAGCGTTTCGTGAATCGCGCGACCGCAGGTTCGGCGAAGCATCCTCCCAACCTGTAGTAGGGCATCGAAGGCGGTATCCAAAGCAGGCGCCATGCGTTACAACCAATGGTCTGGGCTGCCAGACTGCGCAGGCGCGCGTTCCCGAAATCTACGGCCCTGTACGCCCTCACGTCTCTTTTTGAAAACAGTGAGGCCTGGGACTTGCTCAAGGCGTCATAGAGGCCTTCGGCCATGTCCGCCTCGTCCTGCGATGCCTTAAACGCCCGCTTCAGTTGGTAGTCTTCCATGAAATTGAGCAGGTACGGGGCGGACTTCCAGTATTCGATCACGCCGTCGGATCCCAATATGCCGGCGATTTGCTCCATGGCTACATAGGAGCGAAGGTCAGCGGCTTCCAGCAACAAATCCGGATTGGGCATTTCCCTCAGCATGCCGTTCCTGTCGCTGGATACCGCCAAGCGCTCGGTGCGCACCATTACTTCTCTCAAACAACGCTGCAATTCAAGCATCGTGTCCCGAAGCCCATTTCCGTCGCCGCTGCCGTATCGGAGCAACCCTCTTCGATATGCGGTGAGAAGCACCTCGAGGCGAGCTATCTTTTCGTCGGACGGCTGTAGAAAACGCAGCGTGCGCATGAAATCTTTATAGTGGTCGTCCTGAGCGGCCTCCTCCGTAAGGGTATACATCTTGTAAGGGGTCGCGGAAAGAAGCAGTACCCGGGCGGAACTGGCGGCATCCGAGTATTCAAACAGATCGTGGGCCAACTGACTGGCTTCGTTTTCCCCTTCAAGAAGATCCTTGAATCGCTGGAATTCGTCCAGAATGATCAAGTCAGGCTGAAGGCTCTTCAGACAGACCCTGGCGAGCAGCGCGCGCAGTTCGCCGATAAAGGCATTGCGTCTAGTCCTAACCTCGTCAGAGATTCTGGCATCAGCACGGTGAAAGTGGGGGCATAGATCTTCGAATTTCCTTCGGAGGGCCGGGACCTTTCTTACCGCCTTGACGAAGTCTGCGGCGATTCCCTCGTGCACGCGCCCATTGTTCAAGAAGAAAGTGACTGCATTCCGGAAACTATCGGATCCCGCCGTTCCCCGGAACACGTTGAGAGATGCGGCTGTCGTAAGGCTCCATGCTTCTCTGAGCATGGCAAAGAGAAGGACACGCTCGTCCTTGTTCCCCAGATTCGATTTCAGATCGAAGGACGTGCTGGGGGTGAACGAGATAAAGTTCAGACGGGAGAGTTCACTGCCGTTGGCAAGGGTAACCGGGAGCAGCGTGATACGGGAGGCGAGGGCGAAATCCCTATTCCCAGTAACATTGAGACGATTGATGTTCTGCCTCGCAATATCCGCGTTTGAACAGATATAGACGACGTCGATACGCTCGACCTGGTCCCAAAGATGGTCGATGACTTTGGCAATCAGCCCACGAGCGACAAGCGTCTTGCCAAGGCCGACTTCGTCGGCAATCAGGAATCGTCGTGTACAGTCATCATCGAGGTACATCCGACGGAACACATGGTCGACCGTATCGCGCTGAAAATCCTTCAGGCTACGAAGGACTAGCTCGGGATTCGGACGCTCTAAGACCGTCGTCATTTGCGAACCCCTCGTCGCGCAGTCCAAATCGGTTTCCAGATAGCCTCGAAGCCTTCCGGCAGCAGGTCCTGGCTCTCCGGACTCTCCTGCAAATCCTGTATAAGGCGATCAATCCGATCTAGCTTCTCCGGATTCCTGTACAGGGCCTTTATCAACAATTCGAAGAGCGATGTTGACCCACCCATGCCAAAGACGAACTGGCCAGAGGCATTGCGCCCATTGCCATCCATCAAGAACGCGCGCATGTCGACGCCCTCCTCCGAGAGGATGAAAAGCAGGAACCGGATAAGCTCTTGGCGGTTCCGCAGCAGGCTTCGAAGAATGCGCTCCCGCCTGTTCCGGGGCGCTCCGTCCAGGGGGGCATTCACCACAAATCGTCGCGAGAGCTTCTGACCTTCGATTTCCGCGCCGATGTCAAACGCGAAGAAGGACGTCAAAGCCTCGAAAGAGAGCGCCTCAAATACGGCGACTTCTGAAACATCCGGATTCGCCCCGACAGCGGCTGACTCCTTCAGAGTGACCGGCCAGCAACGGATCGAGGCCACTTCTGAAAGTGGTGGACATGGTTCGGTCAAACCGCACAGCGTGACCGAGTAGCGGCCTTCGGTCGATGTGGAGACCTTGGCGACGAGTTGTTTGTTCACGATTCCATCAACGGCGCGGCGTAGCAGTTCCTCAAGTCGCTGTTGGACAATATCCTGCGTCTTCATTTCTCCGTCAGGGACGAATTCCTGAAGCAGGTCCATGATGTTGGTCTTGCCCTTTTCCTGCTTGAGAAAAGTGTCGACACCGCAGACCGACTTCTTGCCTACCAACTCGACGAGAAACTCCACGTTCCTGTCAAAGGCTGCATCGGTCGCGTTGGCGGAACCCGTCCAAATACGCGCGTTCCAACCGTCATCGGCGACGTACAACTTGGCGTGAAGGCCGTTGAAGATGGCGGGCGAATTTTCTACATCCTCGGTATCGGTATCCTCGACGTTCGCAACCGGGTTGAGAACATAGACCCGTTCAAAACCTGAGAGGTTCTCGGGTGTGAGCGTCTCCAGACTTTCGAGCCTGGAAACGAGGACATTGCCGTTACCGCCATTCGCGACTCGCGCAAGGCAGGCGGCGGACACGAAGGGCGAAACGACCACCGTGCGGCTCATTCGCCCAGTGAACGGCCATCGCTTCGCATTAGGCACACCCAAGGGCCAGAAGGTCATGTCGTCGAAACCAGCGGGCACCTCAAAAGACACTCGGCGCAGTTCATCCTGAATTACATCGATCCGTGCCTGTGCTTGGGATTCCAAGGGCCGGAGAGCCATTTGAGGGAGCGCGCGGACAAAATCGGCCAAGGGGCGGTTGACGGAAAAAGCGTTCTTCCGGTCGACGAGCGTTCCGTCAAGTACGAGGACCGTGTCCCAAGAATGGTCAAACGTGAGGTTACGAGTCGAGCAGAGCATCCGGTAGAGAACCGGCTCTCCGGATGCCACGAATCGCAAGACCCATATCTTGGGATGGAACACGCCCCTGGGATTGGGCGCGCTGACTTCGACGACGGTATCCTCAATGTAGCTGTACAGTAGCTGGCTCGACTTGGGAATCGATATCTGCCCCGATTGACAGAACAGGACAATGCGTCCGGCGTGACGGCGAAGAGCCTCCAGGAGAGCGAGGGGGTCGGCCACCGGTTTTCCATCGGTATCTTCCCATGCGAACATAGTAAACGCAAGAGGAACCGTCACAAGTGTAAGCAAATCAAGCGAATACGTAGTCCCGACGGCGGAGTCGAGTTCATACCCCGGCGGGGGCTTCAGTGCGTTCAGCAAGTGGCTTCTGTCGGATGGTTCAAGCATGCATGCCCTCTAAGGCAGTCCGTTAAGGATATCTGCAACCATTGTTTGGGCAACGCGCCATCGATAAGTCAGTTGGCCCGCGCCCGCGGCGCCGTTCCAAAGCTCCAGGCTTCGCGGGTTGTCCAAGCGCGCCAGCCCATGCTTCAGGAGTCTCTCGCGCTCGTGAATCAGGGTCCGAGCTTGGGCATTGTCGGCGATTCCGGTCACCACGCCCGGGGAAAGCGCCAGACTCAGCCACGTATCGATGAACCTCCGCGTCAACAGCGTCACTCTGGCGCCGGTGGCATCGATGATTTCCCAGAATCGCCGCGTGTTCCAGGAACCTGGCGCCTTTACGAACGCATCTACTTGCGATGACCAGTCGGCGAGCATTTCGGAATACTCATCGACGAGCTCTTCGCTTTGTCTCGTCTCCGCAAGCATTAGGTTGTATAGCAGGGAGGCACCGTGAATCACTATCGAGAAGTTGCGAGCATGTTCGAGTTGTTCAGCCAGCTTAGAGGGCAGGTGCTCGGCGACAGGCGATTCCCATGCGAACGCAGTTGGGTCCGTAGGCTCACGGAGATCGACAAGGAATGCCAAGAGCGTACCCGGCAGACGGGTCATTATTCGTTCGTAAAGATAGGACGCCTCTTCCGCTGTAAGCGCGAAGGAGGCCACGCGAGGGAAATCTTGAGGCGGGGCAGGAAGCCCGCCATGCCAGTTGCGACCGGTTGAACCGTCAACCGGTTCGCCGTCGTCGTTGCGTTGCGAGCGTGTCTGGGATGCATAGAAGTTGTCTTGAAAGGCGTGGTATTGCGCTTGGGAACCGGGAAAGATTCGAATCCCCCATTGCGCCAAACCTTGCCAGTATATGTTGCTGGGCAATCGCTGAAGTGAACGGCGCGCTTCGATTCCGATGGTGCCAGAAGGGTCATCCGAAGCGGCAAGGGCATCGATCAGATCGATTTCTTTACGCCGCGCCGCCGCCGCAATCTGGTCGGATGGCGTCCTGCGCCTCTGCAGGTCAAGGTAAATCCACGGCACGAAAAGGAAGTACCGCACGCGGGTCTGCACCGTGCTTGTACCAGGGAAAAGCAGATCGGCCAAGGCATCGCGCACGATGCCGATTCCCAGTTCGTCTCTGGTGTCGGTTTCCCTTAATGCAGAAATGACGTCGAGCATCTTGCGCTGCTCGTGTTCCGAGTAATCCAGCCATGTGAAGACCGATGCCATCCGACAACTTTCCCTTCCAACAGGCCTTTCTTGTGGGGCAAAGAATGGGCTATCCCCCATTTTTCGCGGCTGCAATAGTTTAGTTGGCCCGCCAGTATGCAATCAACAACTTAGACCGCGTGCGGCTGCGAATGAATCGGGTCTTTCAGACACGGAGATTTTCCGAGTCTGGAACGGAATCCTCCACCATTTTACTTTCACTCGAAATTCTCTATCCGTAGAACCTCGGCGGTGTGCGGGTCCATCTCAATGGATCGAACATCGCCCTTTATTTACGGGCTTTTTTTGATGTGCCCTCCCTGAAACCGCGCCGTTTTCAACGTGCCCCGGATCACACATCTTTCCCTTCCTGAACCGCGATTCGTCTCTTTTCTCTCGCCTTTTCTCTGTTTCAACGTGTCCACCCCCTTCGGCGACCCGTTGTTGCGATGCAACGACTTACGAACATGATTTTCGTTTTCCGAGTCGATATCGCATCGAGTAGGGTTTTCATGCGGAAAATCTATTGGCCCCGCGTGTCTCCGAGACATTCCGCATGAAGAAAGCCCCGCATCCGTTTCACGAACGTTTCCGGTAATTAACCGACGGACGCCGCTTGCTTGCGGCGCCGAAGGACTCCCGGAGACATCGCATGGACACACTCACCACCGACCCAGAACTCATGACGCCGCAGGAGCGGCAGCGCGAAGTCGCGACGCTCCTTGCGCGCGGTTTCTTGCGCATGCGAATGGGGCATGTACACAACCTCGCGGGAGACGTCTCTCCGGCGGGTATAGAACTTGATTTTGCGAGCCAACAGAGCGTTCATCGTGTCGAACCAGAGAAAGGAGACCGTGCATGGAGCACACGATGAACAGACAGGACAAAGAGAGACAACGAACGATTTTGAGCCGCGTGGCCGCGCTTGAACGGATGCGCGAACCGGAGTTGCGCGAGCAATGGCGCACGCTGTTCGGGAGCGAGCCGCCGTCATGCCGCCCGTCGGTGCTGGTCCGCCGCCTGACCCACCGCGTCCAGGAACTGGCCCTCGGCGCGCCGCTCGAAGAGATCAAGCGCCGTATCGAAGACAAGCGCACGGCCTTGGGCCTGGACGACATGGCGCTCAGACGTGGCCGGGGCGGCAGACGTCAGACAGGCACGCCTGTCGTGGGCACGCGCCTTGTGCGCGAGTGGAACGGGGCGCGTTGCGAAGTCACCGTGACCGCTGATGGCTTTGAGTTCCAGGGCAGGACCTACCGCAGCCTGAGCGCCGTGGCGAAAGCCATCACCGGCACGCACTGGAACGGACGCGCATTCTTCGGGTTGTACAAACCCGGTACAGGGCAAGGGAGCCGCGTATGAACAACCGACGAAACGCGACCGCCGAACCCATTGTGGCCCCGCTACGCTGTGCGATCTACACACGCAAGTCTACCGACGAGGGTCTTGAACAGGAGTTCAACTCGTTGGACGCCCAACGTGAATCGGCGGAATCGTTCATCGCCAGCCAACGACAGAATGGCTGGATACCCGTGGAAGACCGATACGACGACGGCGGCTACTCGGGCGGCACTCTCGAACGTCCCGCGCTGCAGCGCCTCATCCAGAATATCGAAGCGGGAAAGGTCCAGTGCGTCGTGGTGTACAAGATCGACCGGCTGTCCCGTTCCCTGCTGGACTTCACACGTCTGGTGGACCTCTTCGACCGTCACGGAGTCTCCTTCGTTTCCGTGACGCAACAGTTCAACACGACGACATCGATGGGGCGGCTCACGCTGAACATCCTTCTGTCCTTCGCCCAGTTCGAGCGGGAAATCATCGGCGAGCGCATTCGGGACAAGGTGGCCGCCGCGAAACGCAAAGGCAAATACATGGGCGGACCGCCCGTTCTGGGATACGACCCCGACGCGGGC is a genomic window containing:
- a CDS encoding DUF2924 domain-containing protein, which gives rise to MNRQDKERQRTILSRVAALERMREPELREQWRTLFGSEPPSCRPSVLVRRLTHRVQELALGAPLEEIKRRIEDKRTALGLDDMALRRGRGGRRQTGTPVVGTRLVREWNGARCEVTVTADGFEFQGRTYRSLSAVAKAITGTHWNGRAFFGLYKPGTGQGSRV
- a CDS encoding DEAD/DEAH box helicase, with the protein product MTTVLERPNPELVLRSLKDFQRDTVDHVFRRMYLDDDCTRRFLIADEVGLGKTLVARGLIAKVIDHLWDQVERIDVVYICSNADIARQNINRLNVTGNRDFALASRITLLPVTLANGSELSRLNFISFTPSTSFDLKSNLGNKDERVLLFAMLREAWSLTTAASLNVFRGTAGSDSFRNAVTFFLNNGRVHEGIAADFVKAVRKVPALRRKFEDLCPHFHRADARISDEVRTRRNAFIGELRALLARVCLKSLQPDLIILDEFQRFKDLLEGENEASQLAHDLFEYSDAASSARVLLLSATPYKMYTLTEEAAQDDHYKDFMRTLRFLQPSDEKIARLEVLLTAYRRGLLRYGSGDGNGLRDTMLELQRCLREVMVRTERLAVSSDRNGMLREMPNPDLLLEAADLRSYVAMEQIAGILGSDGVIEYWKSAPYLLNFMEDYQLKRAFKASQDEADMAEGLYDALSKSQASLFSKRDVRAYRAVDFGNARLRSLAAQTIGCNAWRLLWIPPSMPYYRLGGCFAEPAVARFTKRLVFSSWRIVPKVVTALLSYEAERRMILSFESDALNTPEARKRRRRLLVFAFSEGRLTGMPVLGIIYPCMSLAIDCDPLQLQAVRAQGSPPLTVSEAINIMSARIEELLKKIPSRSSTLRMQRGEVSSADERWYWAAPLLLDLAENKKHLLEWLEREEAYARWVGNVEPDSTDDADGEKATLWRDHVTHALGFIRDFSDGKIALGQPPTDLPMVLAQMALGAPGTVALRALSRVNGGWDSVRDVTTRDAAGQIAWSFLTLFNLPESMALLRGINREEPYWRRVLEYCVNGCLQATLDEYAHVLLESQGLTGRSANDIAEELARVISSALTLRTSNLDVDDISLDPATRTFSIDPFGVRGRFALRFGEEKSDDGQRTNRPEQVRIAFNSPFWPFVLVSTSVGQEGLDFHTYCHAVVHWNLPANPVDLEQREGRVHRYKGHAVRKNVALSYDCSMLPSSGVRSPDPWEVVFELAKSDRPPESSDLVPYWVFQHPNGAQIERHIPFLPLSRESGRAEDLRRSLALYRLVFGQNRQEDMVAYLRGVTTLEDEEQVLDHIRIDLSPPSPKVEPPELSDQ
- a CDS encoding phospholipase D family protein, producing MLEPSDRSHLLNALKPPPGYELDSAVGTTYSLDLLTLVTVPLAFTMFAWEDTDGKPVADPLALLEALRRHAGRIVLFCQSGQISIPKSSQLLYSYIEDTVVEVSAPNPRGVFHPKIWVLRFVASGEPVLYRMLCSTRNLTFDHSWDTVLVLDGTLVDRKNAFSVNRPLADFVRALPQMALRPLESQAQARIDVIQDELRRVSFEVPAGFDDMTFWPLGVPNAKRWPFTGRMSRTVVVSPFVSAACLARVANGGNGNVLVSRLESLETLTPENLSGFERVYVLNPVANVEDTDTEDVENSPAIFNGLHAKLYVADDGWNARIWTGSANATDAAFDRNVEFLVELVGKKSVCGVDTFLKQEKGKTNIMDLLQEFVPDGEMKTQDIVQQRLEELLRRAVDGIVNKQLVAKVSTSTEGRYSVTLCGLTEPCPPLSEVASIRCWPVTLKESAAVGANPDVSEVAVFEALSFEALTSFFAFDIGAEIEGQKLSRRFVVNAPLDGAPRNRRERILRSLLRNRQELIRFLLFILSEEGVDMRAFLMDGNGRNASGQFVFGMGGSTSLFELLIKALYRNPEKLDRIDRLIQDLQESPESQDLLPEGFEAIWKPIWTARRGVRK